A genomic window from Caldicellulosiruptor kronotskyensis 2002 includes:
- a CDS encoding iron ABC transporter substrate-binding protein, producing the protein MRSKSFCSDYFRASKKAISILLILSLFLLIVLNTFSGQAKQEKSSQKLIITDLLGRKVEIEDKKNKRIVAIGPGALRLVLYVNGTKNIVGVENAEKAWEEGSRTYIMAYPQLKKLPTIGQGGADSSPDPEKLISVKPDVIFAASFLDRAKADALQAKTKIPVVVLDYGTKLLFDENVYKSLRIIGKIVGKQQRAEDLINYMQRCKAFFNERTRDIPASKKPRVYVGAISFKGGHGFESTMGKYFPFLAINAVNVADQANKEGWFMVEKEKILEWEPDIIFIDEANLDLVKQDYKKKPEFYKSLSAFKYGNVYGQLPYNFYWTNIDTVLANTFFIAKVVYPDRFKDVDPIKRADEIYKFFLGKPLYTKMAKKFGGFVKIKLD; encoded by the coding sequence ATTACTTTAGAGCAAGTAAAAAGGCAATAAGTATTCTGCTAATTTTGAGTCTTTTCTTACTAATTGTATTGAACACATTTTCTGGGCAAGCAAAACAAGAAAAATCTTCTCAGAAGCTTATCATCACAGACCTTCTTGGCAGAAAAGTAGAGATTGAAGACAAGAAAAACAAAAGAATTGTTGCGATAGGACCTGGGGCACTCAGGCTTGTTTTGTATGTCAATGGAACAAAAAATATAGTTGGAGTTGAAAATGCAGAGAAGGCATGGGAAGAAGGCTCAAGAACATATATCATGGCATATCCACAGCTCAAAAAACTTCCAACAATTGGCCAAGGCGGGGCAGACTCATCCCCTGATCCAGAAAAACTTATTTCTGTAAAACCAGATGTTATTTTTGCAGCAAGTTTTTTAGACAGGGCAAAGGCAGATGCTCTTCAAGCAAAAACAAAAATCCCTGTTGTTGTGCTTGATTATGGTACAAAGCTTCTTTTTGATGAGAATGTATACAAATCGCTCAGAATCATTGGAAAGATTGTAGGAAAGCAGCAGCGTGCAGAAGACCTCATAAACTATATGCAAAGGTGCAAGGCATTTTTCAATGAAAGAACCAGAGATATCCCGGCTTCTAAAAAGCCAAGGGTGTATGTTGGGGCTATCAGTTTCAAAGGCGGGCATGGATTTGAAAGCACAATGGGCAAATACTTTCCATTTTTGGCCATAAACGCAGTAAATGTCGCAGACCAGGCAAACAAAGAAGGCTGGTTCATGGTTGAAAAAGAAAAGATTTTAGAGTGGGAGCCTGACATTATATTTATTGACGAGGCAAATTTGGATCTTGTAAAGCAGGATTACAAGAAAAAACCTGAGTTTTATAAATCACTTTCAGCTTTCAAATATGGCAATGTCTACGGTCAGCTTCCTTACAACTTCTATTGGACCAACATTGACACTGTTTTGGCAAACACATTCTTTATTGCAAAGGTTGTGTATCCAGACAGATTCAAAGATGTTGACCCAATCAAGCGAGCAGATGAGATTTACAAATTCTTCTTAGGAAAGCCGCTTTATACCAAGATGGCAAAGAAATTTGGTGGGTTTGTGAAAATAAAGCTTGACTAA
- a CDS encoding ABC transporter ATP-binding protein: protein MLKVDNLEFSFKDFQVLSGISFEARRGEFVSILGNNGAGKSTLLKCIARLLKPKSGVVLIDGKDANSFSLHQLSKSVAYVPQRYTTNRITVYEAILLGRKPHFTGLIPSSEDLEKVEMALDIFGLKHLAFRYLDEISGGELQKVVIARAFVQEPKVLLLDEPINNLDLKNQIEVLKILKRLSMQEGILVIVILHDLNLAIRFSDWFIFIKDRKIFASGGKEVIRADIISKVYGIDVKVEKHGDEIFVVPIVAAV from the coding sequence ATGCTGAAAGTAGATAACCTTGAATTTAGCTTTAAAGACTTTCAGGTCTTAAGTGGGATTTCTTTTGAAGCAAGAAGAGGAGAGTTTGTGTCAATTTTAGGAAACAACGGTGCAGGAAAATCTACACTTTTAAAATGCATAGCAAGGCTTTTAAAGCCCAAAAGTGGAGTTGTGCTGATAGACGGCAAGGACGCAAATAGTTTTTCTTTACACCAGCTTTCAAAAAGTGTTGCATATGTTCCGCAAAGATACACTACAAACAGAATAACAGTGTATGAGGCAATACTTCTTGGGAGAAAGCCGCATTTTACAGGACTTATCCCTTCTTCAGAAGATTTGGAGAAGGTTGAGATGGCACTTGATATTTTTGGCTTGAAACACCTTGCTTTCAGATACTTAGATGAGATAAGCGGCGGAGAGCTTCAAAAAGTGGTGATTGCAAGGGCGTTTGTCCAAGAGCCAAAAGTGTTGCTTTTGGATGAGCCAATAAATAACCTTGATTTGAAGAATCAGATAGAGGTTTTGAAGATTTTAAAAAGGCTTTCAATGCAAGAAGGGATTTTAGTAATTGTAATCTTACATGACTTAAACTTGGCCATCAGGTTCTCTGACTGGTTCATCTTCATCAAAGATAGAAAAATATTTGCATCAGGTGGGAAAGAAGTAATAAGGGCTGATATAATCTCAAAGGTATATGGCATAGATGTAAAAGT
- a CDS encoding FecCD family ABC transporter permease → MTQEVEKHKKLKSQYKKLVAEKVLFLITIAILTVILSIYAISSGSSDLSFSDVLKAFLGKSDERTALIVFDIRLVRIIAAILAGIGLAIGGAAIQSLFHNPLASPFTLGISQGAAFGAAIGIIVLGGGVASSAASDSVTILHPSLVVACAFSGSMLSTVIVLALAQVKRFSPEAVVLSGVALSSLFSAATTIIQYFASDVKIAALVFWTFGDIGRATWNDVKIMAVLVILGWLYFLANSWNYNAIASGEDVAKSLGVNVERTRFFGILVSSFITSVIVSFLGIIGFICLVAPHIARRFIGNDQRFLTMASGLVGAFLLLLSDTVARLIIQPVVLPVGAVTSFLGAPLFMYLLIRGKKV, encoded by the coding sequence ATGACTCAAGAAGTAGAGAAACACAAAAAACTAAAATCCCAGTACAAAAAGCTTGTTGCCGAGAAAGTGCTGTTTTTAATTACTATTGCTATCTTGACAGTGATACTTTCAATCTATGCAATATCGTCAGGTTCATCAGATTTAAGTTTTTCGGATGTTTTAAAGGCTTTTTTAGGAAAAAGTGATGAAAGAACAGCGCTTATAGTTTTTGACATAAGACTTGTGAGAATTATAGCAGCAATTTTGGCGGGGATTGGTCTTGCAATTGGAGGAGCTGCAATTCAGAGCCTTTTTCACAATCCCTTAGCATCTCCTTTTACTCTTGGAATTTCGCAGGGTGCTGCGTTTGGTGCGGCAATTGGAATAATTGTGCTGGGCGGCGGGGTAGCATCCTCTGCCGCCTCTGACTCTGTTACCATTTTGCATCCATCGTTAGTTGTTGCGTGTGCCTTTTCGGGGTCTATGCTCTCAACAGTGATTGTACTTGCTTTAGCTCAGGTAAAAAGGTTTTCACCTGAAGCGGTAGTACTGTCTGGAGTTGCCTTGAGTTCTCTTTTTTCTGCTGCAACAACTATAATTCAGTATTTTGCATCAGATGTCAAAATTGCTGCGCTTGTGTTCTGGACATTTGGCGATATTGGAAGAGCTACATGGAATGATGTAAAGATTATGGCGGTATTAGTAATTTTAGGATGGCTGTACTTTTTGGCAAATTCATGGAACTACAATGCAATTGCAAGCGGCGAAGATGTTGCAAAAAGCCTTGGTGTGAATGTTGAAAGAACAAGGTTTTTTGGGATTTTAGTAAGCAGCTTTATAACATCTGTGATTGTATCCTTCTTAGGAATTATAGGTTTTATATGCTTGGTAGCGCCTCACATAGCACGAAGGTTTATAGGAAATGACCAGAGGTTTTTGACTATGGCATCTGGTCTTGTAGGTGCGTTTTTGCTTCTTTTGTCAGACACAGTGGCAAGACTTATAATACAGCCAGTTGTTTTGCCAGTTGGCGCTGTGACATCTTTCCTTGGTGCACCGCTTTTTATGTATCTTTTAATCCGCGGAAAGAAGGTATGA